In the genome of Anas acuta unplaced genomic scaffold, bAnaAcu1.1 SCAFFOLD_223, whole genome shotgun sequence, the window tggggaccccccaccctgtccccagccctttCTGGGGGTCCCTatgccccccccccgtccctgtccccaacccCTTCTGCTCGTCCCTGTCCCTTCCTGGGGGTCCCCATCCCCCTTTTGGGGGGTCCCTGTCCTGTCTCTGTCCCCAACCCCTTCTGGGGGTCCCCCGTTTCTCCCCTTAACTCGCCCCCCCCAGCTACGGGTACCGGGGCCGGGACAGCCGCTCCAACCTGCACGTGCTGGCGTCGGGCGAGCTGGTTTACTTCATCGCCTGCGTCGTCGTCCTCCTCCACGTCCCCCTCCGCCGCCAGCGCCACTACCTGCGCCACAGCGACTGCGTGCGCTGGTGAAGCCCGGCCTGGAGGGGGTtatttggggtgtggggggcccccccagccccgttaTCCCCCCCTCTCACCGccccgtttcccccccccccccaaagcctGGCCGTGCACCCCGACCGTCTCCGCGTCGCCACGGGGCAGGCGGCCGGCGTGGACAAGGACGGCAAGGTAACGGGGTTGGGGGCTGTCtgcgtgcccccccccagcccccaaatccCGTGCCCAGCCCCCgtttccttctctccccccccatTTTTTAATCCCCGCAGCCGCTGCAGCCCGTGGTGCACATCTGGGACTCGGCCACGCTGCTGACCCTGCAGCAGATCGGCCTCGGCAGCTTCGAGCGCGGCGTGGGCTCCCTCGCCTTCTCCACGGCCGTGagtgcccccccccagacccccccccccttgtccccctgTCCTTCTGTCCCTCTGTCCTTGTCCCTTggtccccaccccatccccttGTCCCCCAGTCCCCCCATTTCcatccccccatccccatccctccgTCCCCTTGTCCCCCGTCCTTCCAccccccccgggggtccccccgtgtgtcccccccccaggaccagGGCGCCCACCTGTGCGTGGTGGACGATTCCAACGAGCACATGATGTCGGTGTGGGACTGCGCCCGCGGCACCAAGCTGGCAGAAGTGAAGGTGAggagggggtcccgggggggtgtCAAGGATTCAGAGGGGTGTCCTCACCCcccaccctaaaaaaaaaaccaccccacAGAGCACCAACGAGTCGGTGCTGTCGGTGGAGTTCAACCCCCAGGACAGCGGCAGCATCATCACCAGTGGCAAATCCCACGTCTACTTCTGGACCTGGAGCGGGGCCGCGCTCACCAAGAAGCAGGGCATTTTTGGGGTGAGGGGGGCACccaaaggggctggggggggagagggggggccGGCCGGCACCCCCGAGCACCgcctgctgttgttttttcccccctcacaGAAATATAAGAAGCCCAAATTCATccagtgctttgtttttgacGCCGCCGGGGACGTGCTGACCGGCGACTCCGAGGGCAACATCCTCACCTGGACCCGCgccgcggggccggcggggaAAGGGGGCAAaggtttgggggctgggggggacactggggggttttggggagctggggggttGCCGTGGGGCTGAACCCCCCCACACCTTAGCAGAGACGTACCAGATCGGGCAGCAGAGGCGGGCGCACGAGGGCAGCATCTTCGCGCTGTGCCGCCGGCGGGACGGGACGGTGCTGAGCGGCGGCGGCAAGGACcgcagggtgctgagctggaGCCCcgagctcctcctgctgcaggaggccgaggtgGGCACGCGGGACCCCCGAAATCTACCCCGGGAGCCCCAAAAATCCAGCCCTGGACCTCGAAATCTGTCCCGGGAGCCCCGAAACCCACCCTGGGAGCCCCTAAATCTGCCCCGGGACATTGAAATCTGCCCTGGGACCCCATAATGCGCCCCACAGACCCCAGAGTGGTTAGGGATTGGgaaggggggctgggggtgtcccctcagctcccccttgtccccccccatctccccccattccccctgctcccctctttatcccccaacccccccacgacccccccggcccccccccagctccccgagCGTTTCGGCGCCCGTGCGCACCATCGCGGAGGGGCCGGgcgaggagctgctggtgggcaCCACGCGCAACGCGCTGCTGCGGGGCACGCTGGCCGACGGCTTCACCCCCATCGtgcaggtgggtgctgggggggttttttttggggggtctcCCCTCATGGTGGGGGGCTCAGGGTGACCcccctgccttttttcccccccccccaggggcacACGGACGAGGTTTGGGGTCTCGCCACCCACCCCTCGCGCTGCCTCTTCCTCACCTGCGGCCACGACCGGCAGCTCTGCCTGTGGGACGGGCAGGAGCACGCCCTGGCCTGGAGCCTGGCCCTGGAGGTgaattttttttgggggggggttaaataaaggctgggggggggcacagagaaGGCCCTGATGtcctctgtgcccccccccccccctccaggaCACGGGGCTCTGCGCCGACTTCCACCCCGGGGGCCAAGTGGTGGTCGTGGGGCTGCTGACGGGGCGTGTGAGCGACCaatggggattttgggggtgtggggggggaacaaggagcccccccccccccgacccctgacaCCCCCCCCCGTGTTGTGtgtccctcccccccccaggtggCTGGTGCTGGACACGGAGACGCAGCAGCCACTGGCGGGGGGCTCGGACGGCAACGAGCAGCTCTCGGTGGTGCGCTTCTCCCCCGGTGAGCCCCCTTTATCCTttctgggggggggtctcctgtgtcccccccccacccctaagacccccccagccctaaaaaaaacccttttggGGTCCCGCAGACGGCTCCTTCCTGGCCATCGGCTCCCACGACAACGTCATCTACATCTACAGCGTGGCCGAGGGCGGCCGCAAGTACACCCGCTTCGGGCGCTGCACGGTGAGGGGGGGCGCTTTTTTtaatgggggggggaaaggaagatCCTACCCCCCTCCCCAAAGTCCCCAAtgccccctcctgcctccccccaggGGCACTCGAGCTTCATCACCCACCTGGACTGGTCCAAGGACGGCCACTTCGTCATGTCCAACTCGGGGGACTACGAGATCCTCTACTGTGAGCAGGCaacggggggtgggggggccccCAAAAAATTTGAGGGGGGTAgggggcacctggggggggTCGCTCAactttgtcccccccccccaggggacGTGGCCGGGGGCTGCAAACTGCTCCGGAACCGCTTCGAGAGCCGGGACCGCGAGTGGGCCTCCTACACCTGCGTGCTGGGCTTCACGTCTTCggtggggggggcagggggttttggggggttttggttttttttttgggggggtcaaGAGGTTTGGAGGGGGGCAGGGGATTGGGGGGAGTCAAGGGAttggggggaggtggggggttttggggggggtcctggggtttggggggggcaaaggattttgggggtggggtggggattTAGGGGGGCTCAGGGGATTTGGGAGGGGGTCCTGAGATTTGGGGGGGCTTTAAggaatttttttgggggggctccAGACATTTGCCTGCGGGCAGGGAGTTGCACGTACATGCGAGGGCTCTGGTGATTTGGGGGAGGCTCCGGggctatttttacttttttttttggggggggggctgaccttgctgtgtgcccccccccccccaaaaaaaaaaccaaccagGCGTGTGGCCCGACGGCTCGGACGGCACCGACATCAACTCCCTGTGCCGCTCCCACCACGAGCGCCTGGTGGCCGTGGCCGACGACTTCTGCAAGGTGCACCTCTTCCAGTACCCCTGCGCCCGCCCCaaggtgggctgggggggccgggggggggggctccttacatggggagggggctgggagggcaaggggggtgcatggggagggggaatgggggggagggagggggctggggggtgcatggggaggtggggggcacACGCGTGTGCAAGGGGAGGGGATGCACGGGGCACATGCGTGTGCACGGGACACGTGGGGGTGCATGGGACGTGGGGGGGTGCACAGGGACACATGGGTgtgcaccggggggggctgGGTGCATGCCACATGCACACGTGTGCCGGGCTGCACGTGGGCACGCTCGGGTGGGTGTGCACGCTGCCACGGGCGTGTACTCATGCTTATACACACGTGTGCAGGCTCCTATGTGTGCATGCTCATGCTCACACGTGTGTGCACACTCCCACGTGCAACTACACGCTCTTACACGTGTGTTCACGCTCCTACATGCATGCGTGTGCTCCTGCATGTGTGCACACTCCTGTGTGTGCACGCTCCACGTGTTCATGCTCCTGCACACGCGTGCACACTCACACACGTGCACATGCTCCCCCCCACGTGTGCACGCTCCTTTAGCTTTGTGCACGCTCCCACACGCTCCTCCCTGCCAGCACACGCTCCTACACGCGTGTGCACGCTCTGACACGCTCCCACCCGTGTGTTCACGCTCCCACGCGCACGCTCCcacacgcccccccccccccacaggcTCCCAGCCACGTCTACGGGGGCCACGGCAGCCACGTCACCAACGTGCGCTTCACCCACGACGACGGGCACCTGGTGTCGCTGGGGGGCAAGGACACCGGCGTCTTCCAGTGgcgggtgctgggggggccgcCGGTGCCCGCCGGGGGGGCCGCGGAGCCCCGTTGAGGCCCCCCCGTTACCCCGTTACGGGACCAGGggggccccggcccccccccccctcaattTTTTACCCCCCACCCCTTTAAATAAAGCCTTGGAGCGGGCGCCCGGCTCCCCGCCTGCTTCCTGCCGCCGTTACCGGGCCCCGCTTCCGGTCCGGAGCCGGAAGCGGCCGCCCGTTTCCCGGAAGCGGCGGGAGAGCGAACGGCTCCGTGCCGGAAGCGctcgtggggggggggggtggggatcGGATCCCGAAGGTGTTCCGGAAATACCCGAAGGTGTTCCGGAGATACCCGAACCGCGCTCCTGAAGCGCTCGGGGCTCCGGCGGAACTTACCGAGGCCCTTCCGGAAGAAGCCGAAGGTGCTCCGGAGATTCCCGAACTGCTTCCCGAGCTCCCTCCGAAGATTTCCGAGCCCGCTCCGAAAGCTCCCGAACGCGGCAGCGGAGACGTTCGGAAAAGAGTCGAGCGTCTCCGGAAAGCTCCGAGGCCGTTCCGATAAGAGCCGAGCCTTTCCGAAAGCTCCCGAGGCTGCAGCGAAGCGGTTCGGGAAAGAGCCGAAGGGCTCCGGAAAGAGCCGAGGGGGCTCCGGAAAGAGCCGAGGGGGCTCCGGAAGGAGCCGAAGTCTCTCCGGAAGGAGCCGAAGGTGCCGGTGCGGAGGCGGCGGGAGCGGGAGGCGATGGAGGCCCGGGGGTAGCGCGGCCCAGCCGAGCGGCCATGGCGGCCAACATGTACCGCGTCGGCGGTGAgacgggggggggacggggggggtcctgggggccgggggggtccgggggggggcctggggggggccgtggggggaaggggagggggtggggggaggggggagggggggggttggggggtgaaaaggggaggggggaccccaaaaaagAGAGGGGGGTTcctgaaaagggaaagggggggtaaaaagggggggggggcatcaaaggaggggggggattccaaaaaggaaggggggggcCTAAGAAGGAGGGGGGGCACAAACGgaaggggggaccccaaaaaggggagaggggctccaaaagggaaaagggggggcaatgggggggggcagaaaggggagggggggtgaaAGGCGgagggggggaccccaaaaagggagagggggtgggcaaaaagggggggggtcctCAGGAAAAGGGTGGTCAGGGGGGTCCCCAAAACATGGGGGGGGCTTGAGAAGGGTAAGGGGGGGCCCTGAGTAAGGTGGGGGGCAAAAAGGTGATGGGGGGGCAAGGCCAAGAgggccttttttggggggggtcctggggggggggtggcacgGCTggccccccccccttgggggCTTAAAACAAAGGGGGTGGGGCTTaatttcctccccccccccccccagactaCGTCTACTTCGAGAACTCTTCCAGCAACCCCTACCTCGTGCGCCGCATCGAGGAGCTCAACAAGGTGAGCGGCGCCCCcccccttcaaaaaaaaaccccCAGGGAGGGGTCCCTAAatccctgcagcatcctcacaacccccccttttttatttttggcccCCCCCAGACCGCCAACGGCAATGTGGAGGCCAAGGTCGTCTGCCTCTTCCGCCGCCGCGACATCTCCAGCAGCCTCAACAGCTTGGCCGACAGCAACGCCCGtgagtgctttattttttttggggggggaggacCTCTGCTTCTGCCCCgccccctttccccctcccattttttaattttcaccccccccccctcgggggctgggggggggtggtgggggcagATCCGGGCTCGCTgcacccccccaccccgagGGGCTCTCGGCTCCCTgatgggggtgtgggggggttaTGCCCCCCCCAATTTGATCCCAGGTGCCCCCCCACCGCCATTTTCAGGCTGTTTtccacctggggggggggcttgggaatttattttttggggggggacacactGCGGGTTCAGTGGTGGAAACTCCTTGGGATCTTTGGATGAAATGTGTGTGGGGGGGCGCAgaaataaaagggggggggcaAGCAGGGGGTCCCCAACCCTCCTTCAAGTTGGGGGAGGGCTTCTGGGGGggtctttccccccccccccgcggtaTTTTATGCGTGAATCAAGCTGGGTTGTgccctcccccccttttttttttattccctctccGGCACACCCCCGGAGGGGGGGTTTGAGCGTTGTTGGGGGTGGGCAACGACCCCCCCCacatcccttttttttccccccccctacCAGGAGAATTCGAGGAGGAGTCGAAGCAGCCCCCCATGACGGAGCAGCAGCGGCACCAGCTGAAGCACCGCGAGCTTTTCCTCTCCCGCCAGTTCGAGTCGCTGCCGGCCACCCACATACGGTGCGGGGGCCTCCGGGGGggccttttccttcttttccttgtgCCTCCCCCATTTTTAACCCCCCCTttctttatttcccccccccccccccccccgcagtgGGAAGTGCAGCGTGACGCTGCTCAATGAGACCGACATCCTGGGGCAGTACCTGGAGAAGGaggtgagcccccccccctgttgttttttttgggggggggagggtgtaATTAAaactgtgtccccccccccagcacccggcTGAgccctttattatttttttggtcccCCCCAGGACTGTTTTTTCTACTCGTTGGTCTTCGACCCCGTCCAAAAAACCCTCCTGGCCGACCAGGGCGAGATCCGCGTGGGCTGCAAGTACCAGGCTGAGATCCCCGACCGGCTGGCTGaaggtttgggggggggctctgtgACAGGGTGGGGGGCTTctctgcctgccccccccccccgaaaaaaaatcttcctgctCTTCTGAAGGTGAGTCGGACAACAGGAACCAGCAGAAGATGGAGATGAAGGTGTGGGACCCCGACAACCCCCTGACGGACCGGCAGATCGACCAGTTCCTGGTGGTGGCACGGTGAGGGGGGGCCCCGGGCTGGGAAATGGGGGGGGTCGCGGGGAGATTTGGGGTCCCTCTGACCccccccttgttttttttttaccctttttcagGGCCGTCGGGACCTTTGCCCGTGCCCTGGactgcagcagctccatccGGCAGCCCAGCCTGCACATGAGCGCGGCCGCGGCCTCGCGGGACATCACGctggtgagggggggggggctgtgggagggggttttggggtccccttcTGTGTCCtgaggggggtttggggtcccCTTCTGTGCCCCGTGGGGAttggaggggttttgggggcccCTTTCTGTCCCCCGTGGGATTTTTAGGGCCCCCTTCTTCCCCCCATGGGACTTTTGGGGCCCCCTTCTACccccatgtttttttttggggtccccTTCTGCCCCCCATGGGATTTTTGGGCCCCCTTTCTGCCTCCCCATGGCTCTCTTGGGACCCGTTTCCACCCCCATGTGATTTTAGGGACCCCCTTCtacccccattttttttttaggacccCCTTCTACCCccaaaaaagattttggagctcCATCccgtgggggggggacacacattCCCAACCATTTATCTGTGTGGGGGTGcaccaccccctgccccccatcccctccccactcccctcAGCTCCAGGCTCTCCTCGGGGGGGTCTCCTCTTTAAATTTTGGGGTTCTccatgatgattttttttgtgccccccccccgcagtTCCACGCCATGGACACCCTGCAGCGCAACGGCTACGACCTGGCCAAGGCCATGGCCACGCTGGTGCCGCAGGGGGGGCCGGTGCTGTGCCGCGACGAGATGGAGGAGTGGTCGGCCTCCGAGGCCATGCTCTTCGAGGAGGCCCTGGAGAAGTACGGCAAGGACTTCAACGACATCCGGCAGGACTTCGTGAGCCGCAGGAGGGGGATTTCGGGCCGGGAatcatttttcccccccccattttaAGCCTAAAACCTcacccccccctttcccttcccctccccgcagcTGCCCTGGAAGTCCTTGGCCAGCATCGTGCAGTTCTACTACATGTGGAAGACCACCGACCGCTACATCCAGCAGGTGAGGACGCCCCCCGCCTCCCCaggctctattttttttcctggggggGGTTCCTGcgtgtttccccccccccccttttaacTCCCCATTGGCTCGCAGAAGAGGCTGAAGGCGGCGGAGGCGGACAGCAAGCTGAAGCAAGTCTACATCCCCACCTAGTGAGTGCAGGGGGGGGCTTTCTGCAGGCGTGAGGAGGACAAGAagccccccccggcctcccctgACCACCCCTTTtttacctccccccccccagcacgaAGCCGAACCCCAACCAGATCATCTCGGTGGGCTCCAAACCCGGCATGAACGGGGCCGGCTTCCAGAAGGGGCTGACCTGCGAGAGCTGCCACAGTcagttttgggggggggaggggggaaaggattttggggggggttaaAAGGGTCCGGGGGGGGATCAGAGCATGgctgaggggtgggggggctgcagggcagggttttgtggggctgggggtggttTGGGGCTGGCTGCGGTGCCCAAAGCGGGGGTCCCATtgcctgtgggttttttttaacactttttttgtgtcccccccacccccagccaccCAGTCGGCCCAGTGGTACGCCTGGGGCCCCCCCAACATGCAGTGCCGCCTCTGCGCCTCCTGCTGGATCTACTGGAAGAAATACGGGGGGCTCAAGACCCCCACCCAGCTGGAGGGGGCAGCGCGCAGCGCCTCGGTGAGCCCCGGGACCGCCCGAGAGGGgatccccgcagccccccgccctATTTAACCCCcgtttttccccccccccgttATTCCAGGAGCCTCACTCCCGCGGCCACCTCTCCCGGCCCGAAGCCCAGAGCCTCTCGCCCTACACCACCAGCGCCAGCCGGGCCAAGCTGCTGGCCAAAAACCGCCAGACCTTCCTCCTGCAGACCACCCGCCTCACCCGCCTGGCCCGCCGCCTCTGCCGCGACGTCCTGCAGCCCCGgcgcgccgcccgccgcccctaCGCCCCCATCAACGCCAACGCCATCAAGGCCGAGTGTAGGGTTttttggggccggggggggtgAGGGAGTCCCCCCCAAGGGGGGGTTGCCACTCACCCCGTGCCTCCCCCAGGCTCCATCCGGCTCCCCAAAGCCCGCCAAGGCGCCCCTCAAGATCCACCCGCTGGCGCGGCTCCCCCTGGCCGCCATCGTCAAGGAGCTGGGtgagaggctgggggggggttggggctTGGGGGGCCCCCTTCTGTGCCCCAGGAGGGGTTTGGGGGCCCCTTTCTATGTCCCAAGGGGTttggagggggtttggggggtccCCTTCTGTGTCCTGGGGGGGGTTTGGTGGTCCCCTTCTGTGCCCCAAGGGGTTTGGGGGGCCCCTTTTCTATGTCCCGAGGGGTTTGGAGGGGGTCTGGGGACCCCTTTCCATGCcagagggggatttggggtccccCTTTTTGTGTCCtgaggggggtttgggggccCCCTTCTGTCCCCCATGGGGTTTCTGGGGGCCCCTTTCCAACCCCATGGCATTTTTGGGAGCCCCTTCTGTGTCCCTAGGGGGTTAGGGGTCCCTCTTTCCCCCCACCATGGGATTTTTggggccccctcccccccttagGATTTTTGGGGGCCCCCCCTATGCTCCCCCCCCAATGGGGCCTTTGGGTACTCgcagagggctggggggggcttaGGAGGGCTTTAGGGAGGGTCCTCCCCCTAtatctgggggggggacagcaccccctgagccccccccttGCCCCCATCCCCAGCGGCCCAGGCCCCCCTGAAGCCGAAGACCCCGAGGGGCACCAAGACCCCCATCAACCGCAACCAGCTGAGCCAGAGCCgggggctggtggggctgggggcaagcGGGGCTACGAGGGGGCGGCCGAGGGCCACCGCCCCCCCCGGGTAAGAGGGGTGGGGGCcaaggggagggggcagggccaaggggagggggcagggccAAGGGAAGGTGATTGACAGgtgagggagggggagggggtaGGGGTATGGGAAAGGGGTGGGGGCTTGGGGAGTGGGAGGGGGCCTATGAGAGGGGGTGTGGCTGTGGGGAGGGGCCAGTGGAGGTGATTGACAGGTGGGAGGGGCGGGGCCTATTGGAGGGGGGCCTATGGAGGGGCGTGTCCAATAGTGGGTGTGGGATGGGAGTGATTGACAGGGTGGGTGTGCTGCACGGGGGTGATTGACAGGTCACTGATTGAAGGGGGGCGGGGCTGGGAGATGGAGGGCGGCTGGCGATTGGTGGAGGCTGAGGTGGGTGGGCGGGGCCTGATGGGAGCTCcacccccccttcctccccatgCAGGTGGGGGCCTCGGGGGTCCCCTTCTCGGCCAATGGGCGGCCCCtggcgggggggctgcgggccgggccccccccccgccagcAAGCGCCAGAAGCTGAACCCCGCCGACGCCCCCAACCCCGTCGTCTTCGTGGCCACCAAGGACACCCGGTaaggttttggggggggaggtCATGGGGGGGGGACTCCtcgcccccaaaaccccaaacccaccctTTCTAACcccaatttttttcccccctccccagggcccTGCGGAAGGCGCTGACCCACCTGGAGCTGCGCCGCGCTGCCCGCCGCCCCAACCTGCCCCTCAAGGTGAagccggggctgcccctgcggcccgggggggccctggcgccccccccgcccccccaccccgccaGCACCTCGGAGCCGATCGTCCTCGAGGACtgacccccccacacacacctcccccacaccccctccccCTGTCCCTCGCCGCAtcccttttgtattttttttatttccatagaAACCGCGCgggttttgggggctggggggtgggcggtggggggtgggggggaaacgctgccctccccccacccccttcccccccacccccccccccaccccgtggGACCCTTTTGTACGTGGAGCGACGCCCCCCGGTTTTGTATCTCGGGCTGTCCCGGTTCTGTAGCGACAGGAAATAAACCGACGGCTTTTCTTCAACCTGCCACCCCCCTCTTTGTACCGCCCCCCACCCCtcttccccaccc includes:
- the EML3 gene encoding LOW QUALITY PROTEIN: echinoderm microtubule-associated protein-like 3 (The sequence of the model RefSeq protein was modified relative to this genomic sequence to represent the inferred CDS: inserted 1 base in 1 codon; deleted 1 base in 1 codon), whose amino-acid sequence is LAPPSYGYRGRDSRSNLHVLASGELVYFIACVVVLLHVPLRRQRHYLRHSDCVRCLAVHPDRLRVATGQAAGVDKDGKPLQPVVHIWDSATLLTLQQIGLGSFERGVGSLAFSTADQGAHLCVVDDSNEHMMSVWDCARGTKLAEVKSTNESVLSVEFNPQDSGSIITSGKSHVYFWTWSGAALTKKQGIFGKYKKPKFIQCFVFDAAGDVLTGDSEGNILTWTRAAGPAGKGGKETYQIGQQRRAHEGSIFALCRRRDGTVLSGGGKDRRVLSWSPELLLLQEAELPERFGAVRTIAEGPGEELLVGTTRNALLRGTLADGFTPIVQGHTDEVWGLATHPSRCLFLTCGHDRQLCLWDGQEHALAWSLALEDTGLCADFHPGGQVVVVGLLTGRWLVLDTETQQPLAGGSDGNEQLSVVRFSPDGSFLAIGSHDNVIYIYSVAEGGRKYTRFGRCTGHSSFITHLDWSKDGHFVMSNSGDYEILYWDVAGGCKLLRNRFESRDREWASYTCVLGXHVFGVWPDGSDGTDINSLCRSHHERLVAVADDFCKVHLFQYPCARPKAPSHVYGGHGSHVTNVRFTHDDGHLVSLGGKDTGVFQWRVLGGPPVPAGGAAEPR
- the MTA2 gene encoding LOW QUALITY PROTEIN: metastasis-associated protein MTA2 (The sequence of the model RefSeq protein was modified relative to this genomic sequence to represent the inferred CDS: deleted 1 base in 1 codon) codes for the protein MAANMYRVGDYVYFENSSSNPYLVRRIEELNKTANGNVEAKVVCLFRRRDISSSLNSLADSNAREFEEESKQPPMTEQQRHQLKHRELFLSRQFESLPATHIRGKCSVTLLNETDILGQYLEKEDCFFYSLVFDPVQKTLLADQGEIRVGCKYQAEIPDRLAEGESDNRNQQKMEMKVWDPDNPLTDRQIDQFLVVARAVGTFARALDCSSSIRQPSLHMSAAAASRDITLFHAMDTLQRNGYDLAKAMATLVPQGGPVLCRDEMEEWSASEAMLFEEALEKYGKDFNDIRQDFLPWKSLASIVQFYYMWKTTDRYIQQKRLKAAEADSKLKQVYIPTYTKPNPNQIISVGSKPGMNGAGFQKGLTCESCHTTQSAQWYAWGPPNMQCRLCASCWIYWKKYGGLKTPTQLEGAARSASEPHSRGHLSRPEAQSLSPYTTSASRAKLLAKNRQTFLLQTTRLTRLARRLCRDVLQPRRAARRPYAPINANAIKAECSIRLPKAAKAPLKIHPLARLPLAAIVKELAAQAPLKPKTPRGTKTPINRNQLSQSRGLVGLGASGATRGRPRATAPPGWGPRGSPSRPMGGPWRGGCGPGPPPASKRQKLNPADAPNPVVFVATKDTRALRKALTHLELRRAARRPNLPLKVKPGLPLRPGGALAPPPPPHPASTSEPIVLED